From Pongo pygmaeus isolate AG05252 chromosome 1, NHGRI_mPonPyg2-v2.0_pri, whole genome shotgun sequence, one genomic window encodes:
- the CTTNBP2NL gene encoding CTTNBP2 N-terminal-like protein isoform X2, with the protein MNLEKLSKPELLTLFSILEGELEARDLVIEALKAQHRDTFIEERYGKYNISDPLMALQRDFETLKEKNDGEKQPVCTNPLSILKVVMKQCKNMQERMLSQLAAAESRHRKVILDLEEERQRHAQDTAEGDDVTYMLEKERERLTQQLEFEKSQVKKFEKEQKKLSSQLEEERSRHKQLSSMLVLECKKATNKAAEEGQKAGELSLKLEKEKSRVSKLEEELAAERKRGLQTEAQVEKQLSEFDIEREQLRAKLNREENRTKTLKEEMESLKKIVKDLEASHQHSSPNEQLKKPVTVSKGTATEPLMLMSVFCQTESFPAERTHGSNIAKMTNTGLPGPATPAYSYAKTNGHCDPEIQTTRELTAGNNVENQVPPREKSVALAQEKPVENGGCPVGIETPVPMPSPLPSSGSSLSPSSTASSSLTSSPCSSPVLSKRLLGSSASSPGYQSSYQVGINQRFHAARHKFQSQADQDQQASGLQSPPSRDLSPTLIDNSAAKQLARNTVTQVLSRFTSQQGPIKPVSPNSSPFGTDYRNLANTANPRGDTSHSPTPGKVSSPLSPLSPGIKSPTIPRAERGNPPPIPPKKPGLTPSPSATTPLTKTHSQAASLTTAEDLASSCSSNTVVANGKDVELLLPTSS; encoded by the exons gCCCAACACAGAGATACTTTCATTGAAGAACGCTATGGAAAATATAACATCAGTGATCCTTTAATGGCTCTACAGAGAGATTTTGAAAcactgaaggagaaaaatgatgGCGAAAAGCAGCCAGTCTGCACAAACCCACTCTCTATTCTTAAGGTTGTGATGAAGCAGTGCAAGAACATGCAGGAGCGCATGCTGTCCCAGCTGGCTGCTGCTGAGAGCAGGCACCGAAAG gtGATCCTAGACCTTGAGGAAGAAAGGCAACGGCATGCACAGGATACGGCTGAAGGAGATGATGTCACCTACATgctagagaaggaaagagagaggctgACTCAACAG ttggaATTTGAAAAATCCCAagtgaaaaagtttgaaaaagaacagaagaagCTCTCTAGTCAGCTGGAAGAGGAGCGCTCCCGCCACAAGCAGCTCTCATCCATGCTAGTGCTTGAGTGCAAGAAAGCCACCAACAAGGCAGCCGAGGAAGGACAGAAGGCAGGAGAGCTGAGCCTGAAATTGGAGAAGGAGAAGAGCCGGGTGAGTAAACTGGAAGAAGAGTTGGCagctgagagaaagagaggcttGCAGACTGAGGCCCAGGTAGAGAAGCAGTTGTCAGAGTTTGACATTGAAAGGGAACAACTGAGAGCAAAACTGAACCGAGAAGAGAACCGGACCAAAACCctgaaagaagaaatggaaagtttaaagaaGATAGTGAAGGACCTAGAGGCTTCCCACCAGCACAGTAGCCCTAATGAGCAATTGAAGAAACCAGTAACCGTGTCCAAAGGCACAGCAACTGAGCCTCTCATGCTAATGTCTGTGTTTTGCCAAACAGAGAGTTTTCCAGCAGAAAGAACCCATGGGAGCAACATAGCCAAGATGACAAACACTGGGCTGCCTGGTCCTGCCACTCCTGCTTACTCATATGCAAAAACCAATGGCCATTGTGACccagagatacaaactaccagGGAGCTGACTGCAGGCAACAATGTAGAAAACCAAGTGCCTCCACGGGAAAAATCTGTGGCATTGGCCCAAGAGAAACCAGTGGAGAATGGTGGGTGTCCTGTGGGGATTGAGACTCCAGTCCCAATGCCCAGTCCCCTCCCTTCCAGTGGGAGCTCACTGTCTCCCAGCAGCACTGCCTCCTCCTCTCTAACATCCTCTCCTTGCTCTTCGCCGGTACTCAGTAAGCGTTTATTGGGGTCATCAGCTAGCAGCCCTGGCTACCAGTCATCCTACCAAGTAGGGATCAACCAACGGTTCCATGCAGCTCGACACAAATTTCAGTCCCAAGCAGATCAGGACCAACAAGCCAGTGGCCTACAGAGCCCTCCATCCAGGGATTTATCCCCCACCCTCATAGACAACTCTGCCGCCAAGCAGCTGGCCCGAAACACAGTCACTCAGGTGCTCTCCAGATTCACTAGCCAACAAGGGCCAATCAAGCCAGTCTCTCCCAACAGCTCTCCCTTTGGCACAGACTATCGAAATCTGGCCAACACTGCCAATCCAAGAGGTGACACAAGCCATTCACCTACTCCAGGGAAAGTGTCCAGTCCCCTGAGCCCCCTGTCTCCAGGAATCAAGTCCCCAACCATCCCCAGAGCTGAGAGAGGAAACCCTCCACCCATCCCACCCAAAAAACCTGGTCTCACCCCTTCTCCATCTGCTACCACTCCATTGACCAAAACTCATTCCCAGGCAGCCTCTTTGACCACCGCAGAAGACCTTGCCAGCAGCTGCTCTTCCAATACTGTTGTAGCAAATGGTAAGGATGTTGAGTTACTTTTGCCTACCAGCAGCTAG
- the CTTNBP2NL gene encoding CTTNBP2 N-terminal-like protein isoform X1 translates to MGSGGGGERSPERRGKAFKMNLEKLSKPELLTLFSILEGELEARDLVIEALKAQHRDTFIEERYGKYNISDPLMALQRDFETLKEKNDGEKQPVCTNPLSILKVVMKQCKNMQERMLSQLAAAESRHRKVILDLEEERQRHAQDTAEGDDVTYMLEKERERLTQQLEFEKSQVKKFEKEQKKLSSQLEEERSRHKQLSSMLVLECKKATNKAAEEGQKAGELSLKLEKEKSRVSKLEEELAAERKRGLQTEAQVEKQLSEFDIEREQLRAKLNREENRTKTLKEEMESLKKIVKDLEASHQHSSPNEQLKKPVTVSKGTATEPLMLMSVFCQTESFPAERTHGSNIAKMTNTGLPGPATPAYSYAKTNGHCDPEIQTTRELTAGNNVENQVPPREKSVALAQEKPVENGGCPVGIETPVPMPSPLPSSGSSLSPSSTASSSLTSSPCSSPVLSKRLLGSSASSPGYQSSYQVGINQRFHAARHKFQSQADQDQQASGLQSPPSRDLSPTLIDNSAAKQLARNTVTQVLSRFTSQQGPIKPVSPNSSPFGTDYRNLANTANPRGDTSHSPTPGKVSSPLSPLSPGIKSPTIPRAERGNPPPIPPKKPGLTPSPSATTPLTKTHSQAASLTTAEDLASSCSSNTVVANGKDVELLLPTSS, encoded by the exons gCCCAACACAGAGATACTTTCATTGAAGAACGCTATGGAAAATATAACATCAGTGATCCTTTAATGGCTCTACAGAGAGATTTTGAAAcactgaaggagaaaaatgatgGCGAAAAGCAGCCAGTCTGCACAAACCCACTCTCTATTCTTAAGGTTGTGATGAAGCAGTGCAAGAACATGCAGGAGCGCATGCTGTCCCAGCTGGCTGCTGCTGAGAGCAGGCACCGAAAG gtGATCCTAGACCTTGAGGAAGAAAGGCAACGGCATGCACAGGATACGGCTGAAGGAGATGATGTCACCTACATgctagagaaggaaagagagaggctgACTCAACAG ttggaATTTGAAAAATCCCAagtgaaaaagtttgaaaaagaacagaagaagCTCTCTAGTCAGCTGGAAGAGGAGCGCTCCCGCCACAAGCAGCTCTCATCCATGCTAGTGCTTGAGTGCAAGAAAGCCACCAACAAGGCAGCCGAGGAAGGACAGAAGGCAGGAGAGCTGAGCCTGAAATTGGAGAAGGAGAAGAGCCGGGTGAGTAAACTGGAAGAAGAGTTGGCagctgagagaaagagaggcttGCAGACTGAGGCCCAGGTAGAGAAGCAGTTGTCAGAGTTTGACATTGAAAGGGAACAACTGAGAGCAAAACTGAACCGAGAAGAGAACCGGACCAAAACCctgaaagaagaaatggaaagtttaaagaaGATAGTGAAGGACCTAGAGGCTTCCCACCAGCACAGTAGCCCTAATGAGCAATTGAAGAAACCAGTAACCGTGTCCAAAGGCACAGCAACTGAGCCTCTCATGCTAATGTCTGTGTTTTGCCAAACAGAGAGTTTTCCAGCAGAAAGAACCCATGGGAGCAACATAGCCAAGATGACAAACACTGGGCTGCCTGGTCCTGCCACTCCTGCTTACTCATATGCAAAAACCAATGGCCATTGTGACccagagatacaaactaccagGGAGCTGACTGCAGGCAACAATGTAGAAAACCAAGTGCCTCCACGGGAAAAATCTGTGGCATTGGCCCAAGAGAAACCAGTGGAGAATGGTGGGTGTCCTGTGGGGATTGAGACTCCAGTCCCAATGCCCAGTCCCCTCCCTTCCAGTGGGAGCTCACTGTCTCCCAGCAGCACTGCCTCCTCCTCTCTAACATCCTCTCCTTGCTCTTCGCCGGTACTCAGTAAGCGTTTATTGGGGTCATCAGCTAGCAGCCCTGGCTACCAGTCATCCTACCAAGTAGGGATCAACCAACGGTTCCATGCAGCTCGACACAAATTTCAGTCCCAAGCAGATCAGGACCAACAAGCCAGTGGCCTACAGAGCCCTCCATCCAGGGATTTATCCCCCACCCTCATAGACAACTCTGCCGCCAAGCAGCTGGCCCGAAACACAGTCACTCAGGTGCTCTCCAGATTCACTAGCCAACAAGGGCCAATCAAGCCAGTCTCTCCCAACAGCTCTCCCTTTGGCACAGACTATCGAAATCTGGCCAACACTGCCAATCCAAGAGGTGACACAAGCCATTCACCTACTCCAGGGAAAGTGTCCAGTCCCCTGAGCCCCCTGTCTCCAGGAATCAAGTCCCCAACCATCCCCAGAGCTGAGAGAGGAAACCCTCCACCCATCCCACCCAAAAAACCTGGTCTCACCCCTTCTCCATCTGCTACCACTCCATTGACCAAAACTCATTCCCAGGCAGCCTCTTTGACCACCGCAGAAGACCTTGCCAGCAGCTGCTCTTCCAATACTGTTGTAGCAAATGGTAAGGATGTTGAGTTACTTTTGCCTACCAGCAGCTAG